Proteins encoded within one genomic window of Pigmentiphaga sp. H8:
- a CDS encoding cytochrome P450/oxidoreductase produces the protein MSAPPPRAGGCPIHHDAASAGVGPTGCPVSARAAGFDPFEDGYQQDPPEYVRWAREQEPIFYSPRLGYWVVTRYEAIKAIFRDNITFSPSIALEKITPTGPEANAVLEQYGYAMNRTLVNEDEPAHMPRRRVLMEPFTPEHLKHHEPMVRRLAREYVDRFVDDGRADLVDQMLWEVPLTVALHFLGVPEEDMDTLRRYSIAHTVNTWGRPEPEEQVAVAHAVGNFWQYAGKVLEKMRQAPDQPGWMRYGIRKQQEHPEVVTDSYLHSMMMAGIVAAHETTANATANAIKLLLQHPDAWREICEDPGLIPSAVEECLRHNGSVAAWRRLVTRDTRIEGVDIPAGSKLLIVTSSANHDDRHFADADFFDIRRENASDHLTFGYGSHQCMGKNLARMEMQIFLQELTRRLPHMRLADQRFSYVPNTSFRGPEHLWVEWDPARNPERQDATLLQIQPPVRIGEPSRHAIARSVVVESATPVADGIVKLRLVSPDGRALPRWAPGSHIDVECGEPERSRQYSLCGDPADAGALEIAVLHEPEGRGGSSWIHGRVRVGDKLRIRGPRNHFRLDETAEKLILVAGGIGITPIAAMARRARELGMDYELHYSGRSRAGMAFLDELATLHGERLHVYVSEEGQRNDLAALLGQPREGWKICACGPKRMLQALEAHCAAWPDDALRIEHFESNLAQLDPAREHAFEVELKDSGITVTVPADRTVLASLRAANIDVPSDCEEGLCGSCEVRVLAGQVDHRDMVLTKAEREANDRMMTCCSRACAGKLVLEL, from the coding sequence ATGTCCGCACCCCCGCCCCGGGCCGGAGGCTGCCCGATCCATCACGACGCCGCGTCCGCCGGCGTCGGCCCCACCGGCTGCCCCGTCAGCGCGCGCGCCGCCGGTTTCGACCCGTTCGAAGACGGCTACCAGCAGGATCCGCCCGAGTACGTGCGCTGGGCGCGCGAACAGGAACCCATTTTCTACAGCCCCCGGCTGGGCTACTGGGTGGTCACGCGCTACGAGGCCATCAAGGCCATCTTCCGCGACAACATCACCTTCAGCCCCTCGATCGCGCTGGAGAAGATCACCCCCACCGGCCCCGAGGCCAACGCGGTGCTCGAACAGTACGGCTACGCGATGAACCGCACCCTGGTCAACGAGGACGAGCCGGCGCACATGCCGCGCCGGCGCGTCCTGATGGAGCCCTTCACGCCCGAACACCTCAAGCACCACGAACCCATGGTGCGGCGGCTGGCGCGCGAATACGTGGACCGCTTCGTCGATGACGGCCGCGCCGACCTGGTCGACCAGATGCTGTGGGAAGTGCCGCTGACCGTGGCGCTGCATTTCCTGGGCGTGCCCGAGGAAGACATGGACACGCTGCGGCGCTATTCCATCGCCCACACCGTCAACACCTGGGGCCGTCCCGAACCCGAGGAACAGGTGGCGGTGGCCCATGCCGTCGGCAACTTCTGGCAATACGCCGGCAAGGTGCTGGAAAAGATGCGCCAGGCCCCGGACCAGCCCGGCTGGATGCGCTACGGCATCCGCAAGCAGCAGGAGCACCCGGAGGTGGTGACCGACTCCTACCTGCATTCGATGATGATGGCCGGCATCGTCGCCGCCCACGAGACCACCGCCAACGCCACGGCCAATGCGATCAAGCTGCTGTTGCAGCATCCCGACGCCTGGCGCGAAATCTGCGAGGACCCGGGCCTGATCCCCAGCGCGGTCGAGGAATGCCTGCGCCACAACGGCTCGGTGGCGGCATGGCGCCGCCTGGTGACCCGCGACACGCGCATCGAGGGCGTGGATATCCCCGCCGGATCGAAGCTGCTGATCGTGACCTCGTCGGCCAACCACGACGACCGCCACTTCGCCGACGCCGATTTCTTCGACATCCGCCGCGAGAATGCCAGCGATCACCTGACCTTCGGCTATGGCTCGCACCAATGCATGGGCAAGAACCTGGCCCGCATGGAAATGCAGATTTTCCTGCAGGAGCTGACGCGCCGCCTGCCTCACATGCGCCTGGCCGACCAGCGTTTCAGCTACGTGCCCAATACCTCGTTCCGCGGGCCGGAGCACCTGTGGGTGGAGTGGGACCCGGCACGGAACCCCGAGCGCCAGGATGCCACGCTGCTGCAAATCCAGCCGCCGGTGCGCATAGGCGAACCCTCGCGCCACGCCATCGCGCGCAGCGTGGTGGTGGAAAGCGCCACCCCGGTGGCCGACGGCATCGTCAAGCTGCGCCTGGTGTCGCCCGACGGCCGCGCGCTGCCGCGCTGGGCCCCCGGCTCGCACATCGACGTCGAGTGCGGCGAACCCGAACGCTCGCGCCAATACTCGCTGTGCGGAGACCCCGCCGACGCGGGCGCTCTGGAGATCGCTGTCCTGCATGAACCCGAGGGGCGCGGCGGATCATCCTGGATACACGGCCGCGTGCGCGTGGGCGACAAGCTGCGCATACGCGGCCCGCGCAACCACTTCCGCCTGGACGAGACGGCGGAGAAACTGATACTGGTCGCCGGCGGCATCGGCATCACGCCCATCGCCGCCATGGCCCGCCGCGCCCGCGAACTGGGCATGGACTACGAGCTGCACTACAGCGGCCGCAGTCGCGCCGGCATGGCCTTCCTGGACGAACTGGCCACCCTGCATGGCGAGCGCCTGCACGTGTACGTCTCGGAAGAAGGCCAGCGCAACGACCTGGCCGCGCTGCTGGGCCAGCCCCGGGAAGGCTGGAAGATCTGCGCCTGCGGCCCCAAGCGCATGCTCCAAGCCCTGGAAGCGCACTGCGCGGCCTGGCCGGACGATGCGCTGCGCATCGAGCACTTCGAGTCCAATCTCGCCCAGCTCGACCCGGCCAGGGAACACGCCTTCGAGGTGGAACTGAAGGATTCCGGCATCACCGTGACGGTCCCGGCGGATCGCACCGTGCTGGCCTCGCTGCGCGCCGCCAACATCGACGTGCCCAGCGACTGCGAGGAAGGCCTGTGCGGTTCGTGCGAGGTGCGCGTGCTGGCCGGCCAGGTCGACCATCGCGACATGGTGCTGACCAAGGCCGAGCGCGAGGCGAACGACCGGATGATGACCTGCTGTTCGCGGGCGTGCGCCGGGAAACTGGTGCTGGAGCTGTAG
- a CDS encoding tRNA (cytidine(34)-2'-O)-methyltransferase produces the protein MFHVILVHPEIPPNTGNAIRLAANTGVQLHLVRPLGFELEDAKLRRAGLDYHEWASVQVHDDFAAAIAATGAAADRVFAFTTRGSRLFGAVRFQPGDAFVFGSETAGLPAAIRDGFPEEQRLRLPMRPGQRSLNLSNSVAVTVFEAWRQSGYEGGL, from the coding sequence GTGTTCCACGTCATCCTCGTCCACCCCGAAATACCGCCCAACACCGGCAACGCCATCCGGCTCGCCGCCAATACCGGCGTGCAACTGCACCTGGTGCGCCCGCTGGGCTTCGAGCTCGAGGACGCCAAGCTGCGGCGCGCGGGGCTGGACTATCACGAATGGGCCTCGGTCCAGGTGCATGACGATTTCGCCGCCGCCATCGCCGCCACCGGCGCGGCGGCGGACCGCGTGTTCGCCTTCACGACGCGTGGGTCCCGGCTGTTCGGCGCGGTCCGTTTCCAGCCCGGCGACGCCTTCGTGTTCGGCAGCGAAACGGCCGGCCTGCCCGCCGCCATCCGCGACGGCTTTCCCGAGGAACAGCGGCTGCGCCTGCCGATGCGGCCGGGCCAGCGCAGCCTGAACCTGTCCAACTCCGTGGCGGTAACGGTGTTCGAGGCCTGGCGGCAATCCGGCTACGAAGGCGGCCTGTAA
- a CDS encoding cobalamin-independent methionine synthase II family protein has product MPILTTHVGSLPRGDELAQLLLARDHGQEVDPDQFERTVQAAIDGAVQKQVRAGVDIMSDGELGKVGYATYITERLEGFGGHIDRQPAKDLADFPDLRKKLAAIMGSQEFVRAACVGPVKLRTMEPCHADIRRFKSAVERHGQGRRAFMNAASPGLVTAFQPNKHYPTHEAYLADLVEAMRPEYEAIVAAGFDLQLDCPDLAMAAHTGYQNLSEAEFVQRAWQNVEALNAATSNILPEKLRMHICWGNYEGPHHCDIALEKIIDLILAARPATVLFEAANPRHEHEWEIWRAARPENKILAPGLIDSCSNYVEHPELIRQRLERYVSFMGEDRVVASTDCGFGTFANYGKIDPAVTWMKLSALRDGADRASAAR; this is encoded by the coding sequence ATGCCCATACTGACCACCCACGTCGGCAGTCTTCCCCGCGGTGACGAGCTGGCGCAGCTGCTGCTCGCGCGCGACCATGGCCAGGAGGTCGACCCCGATCAATTCGAGCGGACCGTGCAGGCGGCCATCGACGGCGCGGTGCAGAAGCAGGTCCGGGCCGGCGTCGACATCATGAGCGACGGCGAACTCGGCAAGGTCGGCTACGCCACCTACATCACCGAACGGCTGGAAGGCTTCGGCGGCCACATCGACCGGCAGCCCGCCAAGGATCTGGCCGACTTCCCCGACCTGCGCAAGAAGCTGGCCGCGATCATGGGGTCCCAGGAATTCGTGCGCGCCGCCTGCGTCGGCCCGGTCAAGCTGCGCACCATGGAGCCCTGCCATGCCGACATCCGCCGCTTCAAGTCCGCGGTCGAGCGGCACGGCCAGGGCCGCCGGGCCTTCATGAACGCCGCCTCGCCGGGGCTGGTGACCGCGTTCCAGCCCAACAAGCACTACCCGACGCACGAGGCCTACCTGGCGGACCTGGTCGAGGCCATGCGTCCTGAATACGAGGCCATCGTGGCGGCGGGCTTCGACCTGCAACTGGACTGCCCGGACCTGGCCATGGCCGCGCACACCGGCTACCAGAACCTGAGCGAAGCCGAATTCGTGCAGCGGGCGTGGCAGAACGTCGAGGCGCTGAACGCGGCCACGAGCAACATCCTGCCCGAGAAGCTGCGCATGCACATCTGCTGGGGCAACTACGAAGGTCCGCACCACTGCGACATCGCGCTGGAAAAAATCATCGACCTGATCCTGGCCGCCCGGCCGGCCACCGTGCTGTTCGAAGCGGCCAATCCGCGCCACGAACACGAATGGGAGATCTGGCGCGCGGCCAGGCCCGAGAACAAGATCCTGGCACCCGGGCTGATCGACAGCTGCTCGAACTACGTCGAGCATCCGGAACTGATCCGCCAGCGGCTGGAGCGCTACGTCTCGTTCATGGGCGAAGACCGGGTGGTGGCAAGCACCGACTGCGGCTTCGGCACCTTCGCGAACTACGGCAAGATCGATCCGGCCGTGACCTGGATGAAGCTGTCGGCGCTGCGCGACGGCGCCGACCGGGCCAGCGCGGCCCGATAG
- a CDS encoding NAD-dependent succinate-semialdehyde dehydrogenase, with translation MLSIANLPTDLYIDGNWAKPAQPRSFTVSDPATGERVAQVADAGLDDARAAVDAAAAALPAWRDTPPRTRAEVLRKVHLLMLERLEELARIITLENGKPLADSRAETRYAAEFFRWYSEEACRNLGSVSHAPAGGYRILVQHQPIGVVALVTPWNFPSAMGARKIAPALAAGCTVLVKPASLTPLSMLALADILAEAGVPDGVVNIVPTSRSGPLVDLWLHDPRVRLVSFTGSTEVGRILLKAAADQVLKTPMELGGNAPFLVLDDADVQAAVDGAMIAKMRNMGEACTAANRFYVGAGVYDAFVRAFAERMRAQKIGHGLDEANQVGSLIDAATRDKVEELVEDAVSRGAKVLCGGERLSGPGYFYPPTVLGDVPADSRVLSEEIFGPVAPIVRVASEDEMVELANGTEYGLAAYLYTRDLAKGLKLAERLEFGMVALNRGLVSDPAAPFGGVKQSGLGREGSWEGMQEYMETKYVAVEW, from the coding sequence ATGCTATCCATCGCCAATCTGCCCACCGATCTCTACATAGACGGCAACTGGGCCAAGCCGGCCCAGCCGCGTTCGTTCACGGTCTCGGACCCGGCCACGGGCGAGCGGGTCGCCCAGGTGGCCGATGCCGGCCTGGACGACGCGCGCGCGGCCGTCGACGCGGCGGCGGCGGCCCTGCCCGCGTGGCGCGACACGCCGCCCCGCACCCGGGCCGAGGTGCTGCGCAAGGTCCACCTGCTGATGCTGGAACGGCTGGAGGAGCTGGCGCGCATCATCACGCTGGAGAACGGCAAGCCGCTGGCCGACAGCCGGGCCGAGACCCGCTACGCCGCGGAGTTCTTCCGCTGGTATTCGGAAGAGGCCTGCCGCAACCTGGGATCGGTCAGCCACGCGCCGGCCGGCGGCTACCGGATCCTGGTCCAGCACCAGCCCATAGGCGTCGTGGCGCTGGTCACGCCCTGGAATTTTCCCTCGGCCATGGGGGCGCGCAAGATCGCGCCCGCGCTGGCGGCCGGCTGCACGGTGCTGGTCAAGCCGGCCTCGCTGACGCCGCTCAGCATGCTGGCGCTGGCCGACATCCTGGCCGAGGCGGGCGTGCCGGACGGCGTGGTCAACATCGTGCCGACGTCGCGCTCGGGTCCGCTGGTGGATCTTTGGCTGCACGATCCGCGCGTGCGGCTGGTGTCCTTCACCGGCTCGACCGAGGTGGGGCGCATCCTGCTGAAGGCCGCCGCCGACCAGGTCTTGAAGACGCCGATGGAGCTGGGCGGCAACGCGCCGTTCCTGGTGCTGGACGACGCCGACGTGCAAGCCGCGGTCGACGGCGCGATGATCGCCAAGATGCGCAACATGGGCGAGGCCTGCACGGCGGCCAACCGCTTCTACGTCGGGGCGGGCGTCTACGACGCCTTCGTCCGCGCTTTCGCAGAACGGATGCGCGCCCAGAAGATCGGCCACGGCCTGGACGAGGCCAACCAGGTCGGCAGCCTGATCGACGCCGCGACCCGCGACAAGGTCGAGGAACTGGTCGAGGACGCCGTCTCGCGCGGGGCGAAAGTGCTGTGCGGCGGGGAAAGGCTGTCCGGTCCCGGCTATTTCTATCCGCCCACCGTCCTGGGTGATGTCCCTGCCGACAGCCGCGTGCTGAGCGAGGAGATCTTCGGCCCCGTCGCGCCCATCGTGCGCGTGGCGTCCGAGGACGAGATGGTGGAACTGGCCAACGGCACGGAATACGGCCTGGCCGCGTACCTCTATACGCGCGATCTGGCCAAGGGCCTGAAGCTGGCCGAGCGGCTGGAGTTCGGCATGGTGGCGCTGAACCGGGGGCTGGTCTCGGACCCGGCGGCGCCGTTCGGCGGCGTCAAGCAGAGCGGCCTGGGCCGGGAAGGCAGCTGGGAAGGCATGCAGGAATACATGGAGACGAAGTACGTGGCGGTGGAGTGGTAG
- a CDS encoding dihydrodipicolinate synthase family protein, which translates to MASYKRHEARDWAHEHLRGVANVVIPSFTADLKGLNEQGIRHDIRHEIELGFSGTLMVSEVAITLPEYEQFFAWANDESRGRLKLIHHASFNTLEENIEAAKIAERNGAELILLSYPANFYARTSQDIYDYTKAFCDATDLGVMLFQVPHWGFERVHPSDLEAPLIRRLLDDCPNIAALKAEGGMPSIMGWVEAYRLFSKDVVVTMPLEQYALALAQLVPIQFIGTSDTEYYGGMIPRIFNLIQEKKYDEATRLYWQLTPARKARAAANSYSSQTQFLNRMLWKFEGWLNGFNGGPVRQPTMRINENTMNSLRQALVKSGLTPTDSPNGDFFVGRHPMDTAA; encoded by the coding sequence ATGGCCTCCTACAAACGACACGAAGCCCGCGACTGGGCGCACGAACACCTGCGCGGCGTCGCCAACGTCGTGATCCCCTCGTTCACCGCCGACCTCAAGGGCCTGAACGAGCAGGGCATCCGCCACGACATTCGCCACGAGATCGAGCTGGGCTTCTCCGGCACGCTGATGGTCTCGGAAGTGGCCATCACGCTGCCCGAGTACGAGCAGTTCTTCGCCTGGGCGAACGACGAATCGCGCGGGCGGCTGAAACTCATTCACCACGCCAGTTTCAACACGCTGGAAGAGAACATCGAGGCGGCGAAGATTGCCGAGCGCAACGGTGCCGAACTCATCCTGCTGTCGTACCCGGCCAACTTCTACGCCCGCACGTCGCAGGACATCTACGACTACACCAAGGCCTTCTGCGACGCGACGGACCTGGGCGTGATGCTGTTCCAGGTGCCGCACTGGGGCTTCGAGCGCGTGCACCCGTCCGACCTCGAGGCGCCGCTGATCCGGCGCCTGCTGGACGACTGCCCGAACATCGCCGCGCTGAAGGCCGAGGGCGGCATGCCCAGTATCATGGGCTGGGTGGAGGCCTATCGCCTGTTCAGCAAGGACGTGGTCGTGACCATGCCGCTCGAACAGTACGCCCTGGCGCTGGCCCAGCTCGTGCCCATCCAGTTCATCGGCACCAGCGACACCGAATACTACGGCGGCATGATCCCGCGCATCTTCAACCTGATCCAGGAGAAGAAGTACGACGAGGCCACCCGGCTCTACTGGCAGTTGACGCCGGCGCGCAAGGCCCGCGCCGCGGCCAACTCGTATTCCTCGCAGACCCAGTTCCTGAACCGCATGCTGTGGAAGTTCGAGGGCTGGCTCAACGGCTTCAACGGCGGCCCGGTGCGCCAGCCGACCATGCGCATCAACGAGAACACCATGAACAGCCTGCGGCAGGCGCTGGTCAAGTCGGGCCTGACGCCCACCGACTCGCCCAACGGCGATTTCTTCGTCGGCCGGCATCCCATGGATACCGCGGCCTGA
- a CDS encoding ornithine cyclodeaminase family protein: MSGTAPVFIGTDAVERVLTWDALVAALRDAYAQRHDEHISPPRTFARGDGASLRALASVPPGKRFMGAKVFGRGRNRGMNYLISLADQDTGEIRALLDANKITAYRTAATSALAVDCLAPRRPVRLGVLGSGAEARAHVQAIASLRQVESLRIYSPTPANREQFARDFEAMLGVPCRPAATAAQAMEGADIGIAAARSRDETPILHADALRDGMVLVSVGSTLPQQREIDASVVERCDLIVCDMPDEVSAESGDMLEARARGIDFAPRLRSLNQLVRGEIAAGARLPMFKSVGSALQDIVAAELVFDLATDAGLAVELPIAFTYKQ, translated from the coding sequence ATGAGCGGCACGGCGCCGGTCTTCATCGGCACCGACGCGGTCGAGCGGGTGCTGACCTGGGACGCGCTGGTGGCCGCGCTGCGCGATGCCTATGCCCAGCGCCACGACGAGCACATCAGCCCGCCCCGCACCTTCGCCCGGGGCGACGGCGCGTCGCTGCGCGCCCTGGCCAGCGTGCCGCCCGGCAAGCGCTTCATGGGCGCCAAGGTGTTCGGCCGCGGCCGCAATCGCGGCATGAACTACCTGATCTCGCTGGCGGACCAGGACACGGGCGAGATCCGCGCGCTGCTCGATGCCAACAAGATCACCGCCTACCGCACCGCGGCCACCTCGGCGCTGGCGGTCGACTGCCTGGCGCCCCGGCGGCCGGTGCGGCTGGGCGTGCTGGGCAGCGGCGCCGAGGCGCGCGCCCACGTCCAGGCCATCGCCTCGCTGCGGCAGGTCGAGAGCTTGCGGATCTACAGTCCGACGCCGGCCAACCGCGAGCAGTTCGCGCGTGATTTCGAGGCGATGCTGGGCGTGCCCTGCCGGCCGGCCGCGACCGCCGCGCAGGCCATGGAAGGGGCCGACATCGGCATCGCCGCCGCCCGGTCGCGCGACGAGACCCCCATCCTGCATGCCGACGCGCTGCGCGACGGCATGGTGCTGGTGTCGGTCGGCTCCACGCTGCCGCAACAGCGCGAGATCGACGCCTCGGTGGTGGAGCGCTGCGATCTCATCGTCTGCGACATGCCCGACGAGGTCAGCGCCGAGTCCGGCGACATGCTGGAGGCGCGGGCGCGCGGTATCGATTTCGCGCCCAGGCTGCGCTCGCTCAACCAGCTGGTGCGCGGCGAGATCGCGGCCGGCGCCCGGCTGCCGATGTTCAAGTCGGTGGGCTCGGCCTTGCAGGACATCGTCGCGGCCGAGCTCGTCTTCGACCTGGCCACCGACGCGGGGCTGGCCGTCGAGCTGCCCATTGCCTTTACCTACAAACAATAG
- a CDS encoding tripartite tricarboxylate transporter substrate binding protein, whose protein sequence is MKTTLWAAAFTALSLVAAPGARAEYPDRPINLIVPFPPGGTADNMARALQPALQRALKQTVVVINRPGAGGAIGVSQVANAPADGYSILCSLLSVASLPEQAVVNKQKPPFTLEQLTPVAMLSAEPVAMVVPEASPYKTFPELIAAAKARPDALTYGSTGFFGEVHVRTAAFADTAHIKVRHIPYQGGGPLVTALVAGEVDFALLSRSLSLTQVKAGRLKYLATAGDEPWADPAGLPRMKDGGVDFDSVAGTALFISSGTPEAVERKIRQAVEAAARDPEFKKIVSSAGGEVKYSAGTKFATFWASYVKSIAAITHRIAATETREVAK, encoded by the coding sequence ATGAAAACCACGCTGTGGGCCGCGGCGTTCACCGCCCTGTCGCTGGTCGCCGCGCCGGGCGCGCGGGCGGAGTATCCCGACCGGCCGATCAACCTGATCGTTCCCTTCCCGCCGGGCGGCACGGCGGACAACATGGCTCGCGCGTTGCAGCCCGCCCTCCAGCGCGCGCTCAAGCAGACCGTGGTCGTCATCAATCGCCCGGGGGCGGGCGGCGCGATCGGCGTGAGCCAGGTCGCCAACGCGCCGGCGGACGGCTACTCGATCCTGTGCTCGCTGCTGAGCGTGGCCAGCCTGCCCGAGCAGGCGGTGGTCAACAAGCAGAAACCGCCGTTCACGCTGGAGCAGCTCACGCCCGTCGCGATGCTGAGCGCCGAGCCGGTGGCCATGGTGGTGCCCGAGGCCAGTCCCTACAAGACTTTTCCCGAACTGATCGCGGCAGCCAAGGCCAGGCCCGATGCCCTGACCTACGGATCGACCGGCTTCTTTGGCGAGGTGCACGTGCGCACCGCGGCGTTCGCGGACACGGCGCACATCAAGGTGCGGCACATTCCCTACCAGGGGGGTGGTCCGCTGGTGACCGCGCTGGTGGCCGGCGAGGTCGATTTCGCGCTGCTGTCGCGGTCGCTGTCGCTGACCCAGGTCAAGGCCGGACGGCTGAAGTACCTGGCCACGGCCGGCGACGAACCCTGGGCCGATCCCGCGGGCCTGCCGCGGATGAAGGACGGCGGCGTGGACTTCGACTCGGTCGCGGGCACGGCCCTGTTCATTTCCTCCGGCACGCCGGAGGCCGTGGAGCGGAAGATCCGGCAGGCGGTGGAGGCCGCGGCCCGCGATCCCGAGTTCAAGAAGATCGTGTCCAGCGCGGGCGGCGAGGTCAAGTATTCCGCCGGAACCAAGTTCGCGACGTTCTGGGCATCCTACGTGAAGTCGATCGCGGCCATCACGCACCGGATCGCCGCGACCGAGACGCGGGAGGTGGCCAAATGA
- a CDS encoding fumarylacetoacetate hydrolase family protein encodes MRLATFMLDGQRHVGMVSDDARHVTLLDLPDGAADRGVLPLVEMAARGVDIGTLRGRTVPFDGVRLEAPIPVPRRNVFCVGRNYHAHAKELSGSVFKASNTDPAAWPIVFTKVPECVVGPADDVVLPGEVSTQIDYEAELAVVIGKGGKNISRDEALGHVYGYTIVNDVTARDVQMRHQQWDLGKSFDTFCPMGPWVVTADALDGTDTRVRCWVNGELRQDAGTRDFIFDIPTLIETCSRGITLHPGDIIATGTPAGVGMGLTPPRYLAAGDVVRIEIDGLGVIENRFVAPR; translated from the coding sequence ATGCGACTCGCCACTTTCATGCTCGACGGCCAACGCCATGTGGGAATGGTTTCCGACGACGCCCGCCATGTCACGCTGCTCGACCTGCCCGACGGCGCGGCGGACCGGGGCGTGCTGCCGCTGGTCGAGATGGCCGCGCGAGGCGTCGACATCGGGACGCTGCGCGGCAGGACCGTGCCCTTCGACGGCGTACGCCTGGAAGCACCCATTCCCGTTCCCCGCCGCAACGTGTTCTGCGTCGGCCGGAACTACCACGCCCATGCCAAGGAACTGTCGGGCTCGGTCTTCAAGGCCAGCAACACCGACCCGGCCGCGTGGCCCATCGTGTTCACCAAGGTGCCGGAATGCGTCGTCGGCCCGGCGGACGACGTCGTGCTGCCGGGCGAGGTCTCGACCCAGATCGACTACGAGGCCGAACTGGCCGTGGTGATCGGCAAGGGCGGCAAGAACATCTCGCGCGACGAGGCCCTGGGCCACGTCTATGGCTACACCATCGTCAACGACGTGACCGCCCGCGATGTGCAGATGCGGCATCAGCAGTGGGACCTGGGCAAGTCCTTCGATACCTTCTGCCCCATGGGGCCGTGGGTGGTGACCGCCGACGCGCTGGACGGGACCGACACGCGCGTGCGCTGCTGGGTCAACGGCGAGCTCAGGCAGGACGCCGGCACCCGCGATTTCATCTTCGACATTCCGACGCTGATCGAGACCTGCTCGCGGGGCATCACGCTGCACCCCGGGGACATCATCGCGACGGGCACGCCCGCTGGCGTCGGCATGGGGCTGACGCCGCCGCGCTACCTGGCCGCGGGCGACGTCGTCCGCATCGAGATCGACGGGCTGGGCGTGATCGAAAACCGGTTCGTCGCGCCGCGATGA
- a CDS encoding FadR/GntR family transcriptional regulator — MYPSPSLQVRTDPVQALRTELLDGLRTGKWAPGSRLPTERSLCADFGVSRSALRRVLQELRDQGLIVQKVGSGTYVSDTPSGTAPDIVAAAGKLLTIPSASPAEIMEARLLLEPMIVELIVSNATLADFERLEACCARSETADTLEEFEHWDNALHEHLALATHNALFVSVFRLLAEVRNSGEWGFLKKKIVTPERRREYEAEHRRIVEALKHRDADTARREIFEHIVHARTNLLGRI; from the coding sequence ATGTACCCGTCTCCCAGCCTCCAGGTCCGCACCGACCCCGTCCAGGCGCTGCGCACGGAACTGCTCGATGGCCTGCGCACCGGCAAGTGGGCGCCCGGCAGCCGGCTGCCGACCGAACGCAGCCTGTGCGCGGACTTCGGCGTCAGCCGGTCGGCCCTGCGCCGCGTGCTGCAGGAGCTACGGGACCAGGGCCTGATCGTGCAGAAGGTGGGAAGTGGAACCTATGTGTCGGACACGCCGTCCGGCACCGCGCCGGACATCGTGGCGGCGGCGGGCAAGCTGCTCACGATTCCCTCGGCCAGCCCGGCCGAAATCATGGAAGCCCGGCTGCTGCTCGAGCCCATGATCGTCGAGCTCATCGTCAGCAACGCGACCCTGGCCGACTTCGAACGGCTCGAGGCCTGCTGCGCCCGGTCCGAGACCGCCGACACGCTGGAGGAATTCGAGCACTGGGACAACGCGCTGCACGAGCACCTGGCGCTGGCCACGCACAACGCGCTGTTCGTGAGCGTGTTCAGGCTGCTGGCGGAGGTGCGCAACAGCGGGGAATGGGGCTTCCTGAAGAAAAAGATCGTGACGCCCGAGCGGCGCAGGGAATACGAGGCGGAACACCGCCGCATCGTGGAAGCCTTGAAGCATCGCGACGCGGACACCGCGCGGCGGGAAATCTTCGAACACATCGTGCACGCGCGGACCAATCTGCTGGGCCGGATCTGA
- a CDS encoding PQQ-binding-like beta-propeller repeat protein encodes MKTSTAHILREYGPFPEADGVHGVTYDGKNVWFAIGDRLCAMDPASGEVQRSIQTPANAGTAFDGRHLYQIADGQIRKIDPDSGRVLATIPSPAGGEDSGLAWAEGSLWVGHYRARKIHQIDPETGKILRSITSERFVTGVTWVDGELWHGTWEGDASDLRRIDAQSGEVLARLEMPPGTGVSGLESDGGDRFFCGGGKSGTLRSVRRPARA; translated from the coding sequence ATGAAGACATCGACAGCCCACATCCTTCGTGAATATGGTCCTTTCCCCGAGGCCGACGGCGTGCACGGCGTGACCTATGACGGCAAGAACGTCTGGTTCGCCATCGGCGACCGGCTCTGTGCCATGGATCCGGCCAGCGGCGAGGTGCAGCGCTCGATCCAGACGCCGGCAAACGCGGGCACCGCGTTCGATGGCCGGCACCTGTACCAGATCGCCGATGGCCAGATCCGCAAGATCGACCCGGACTCCGGCCGTGTGCTGGCCACCATCCCGTCGCCGGCCGGCGGCGAGGACTCGGGGCTGGCATGGGCCGAGGGATCCCTGTGGGTCGGGCACTACCGCGCGCGCAAAATCCACCAGATCGATCCCGAGACCGGGAAGATCCTGCGCTCGATCACCTCCGAGCGCTTCGTCACCGGCGTGACCTGGGTGGACGGCGAGCTTTGGCACGGCACCTGGGAAGGCGATGCCAGCGACCTGCGGCGCATCGATGCGCAAAGCGGCGAGGTTCTGGCCAGGCTGGAGATGCCGCCCGGCACGGGGGTCTCGGGACTGGAATCCGATGGCGGCGACCGCTTCTTCTGCGGCGGCGGCAAGAGCGGGACGCTCAGGTCGGTACGGCGGCCGGCGCGCGCCTGA